In Diadema setosum chromosome 19, eeDiaSeto1, whole genome shotgun sequence, a genomic segment contains:
- the LOC140242827 gene encoding uncharacterized protein produces the protein MHPKLSGHRCSSRGMHELVLASVLFTYFLPAGSMMSSFTEGQDALVEYTFPDIAPQSIAVEIRKGSTILFHKTGKENLEASQAKRIEVSTEARGDSTVVRLSINNITREDESAYLCVLYDSQGTMVLESKKKHLSVDFPPGPANCSSTESSEFSIQNYLGSDETWTVINCQATRGMHAGFIACFNPDLRLPPLNMHFNRTHLIGMFWAKKNTPVFCCSATFRNDVDRCTCTEYKSHKEQVLCTSTPNEEEFTTRAYQPDEATPSRPFVSNLPSTDPTPFQGQHYQNDILKTMRAIEIITLCVTLIIFYLVSVTLNYVLSTEEEVHKQAESMKVYIT, from the exons ATGCATCCAAAACTAAGCGGCCATCGATGTAGTTCACGAGGAATGCATGAACTTGTCTTGGCATCAGTtcttttcacatattttctacCAGCTGGCTCAATGATGTCAAGCTTTACAGAAGGACAAGATGCACTTGTTGAGTACACATTCCCTGATATCGCCCCTCAAAGCATAGCTGTTGAAATAAGGAAAGGCTCCACCATATTATTTCACAAGACTGGAAAGGAAAACTTGGAGGCTTCGCAGGCAAAAAGGATAGAGGTATCCACAGAAGCAAGGGGTGACAGTACAGTTGTGAGACTGAGTATCAACAACATCACTAGAGAAGATGAGAGTGCATATCTTTGTGTTCTATACGACAGTCAGGGGACTATGGTTCTGGAGagcaaaaagaaacatttatcGGTTGACTTTCCCCCAGGACCAGCCAACTGTAGCAGCACTGAATCATCTGAATTCTCAATCCAGAACTATCTCGGCAGTGATGAAACTTGGACTGTCATCAACTGTCAAGCTACAAGGGGTATGCATGCTGGCTTCATTGCCTGTTTCAATCCGGATCTCAGGTTGCCCCCTTTGAACATGCATTTTAACAGAACCCATTTGATTGGAATGTTCTGGGCCAAAAAGAACACTCCTGTATTCTGCTGCTCCGCTACGTTTAGGAATGATGTGGACAGGTGTACATGTACTGAGTATAAGAGTCACAAGGAACAGGTCCTTTGTACCTCTACACCGAATGAAGAAGAGTTTACCACAAGGGCATACCAGCCTGACGAGGCAACTCCTTCTAGGCCATTTGTATCTAACTTACCATCTACTGATCCTACCCCATTTCAAGGACAACATTATCAGAACGACATTCTTAAAACTATGCGAGCTATAGAGATAATTACTCTCTGCGTGACACTGATAATTTTTTACTTAGTCAGTGTCACACTTAACTATGTGTTAAGTACTGAAGAAGAAGTACACAAACAAGCAgag AGCATGAAGGTCTACATTACATAG